From a single Chitinivibrionia bacterium genomic region:
- a CDS encoding Txe/YoeB family addiction module toxin — MIYDLFIPDDIKQQIREYKKAGNLSAYKKIAGFLLELERHPRSGTGKPERLKYKKGEVWSRRINHEHRLVYSIMDEIITVEIISAKGHYE; from the coding sequence ATGATTTACGACCTGTTTATTCCTGACGACATAAAACAACAAATTCGCGAATACAAAAAAGCAGGAAACCTCTCTGCTTACAAAAAAATTGCCGGTTTTCTTTTGGAACTGGAAAGACACCCAAGAAGCGGGACAGGAAAACCTGAACGCTTAAAGTATAAAAAAGGTGAGGTTTGGTCGCGCAGAATAAATCACGAACATCGCCTTGTATATTCGATAATGGACGAAATTATAACCGTTGAAATTATTTCAGCAAAGGGACATTACGAATAA
- the ribD gene encoding bifunctional diaminohydroxyphosphoribosylaminopyrimidine deaminase/5-amino-6-(5-phosphoribosylamino)uracil reductase RibD, translating to MWEIVFSLIMEAKFMEIALECAKKVKGKTAPNPAVGAIIVKDEQIIGKGATGAVGENHAEINALLGAGELSDGADLYVSLEPCSHYGKTPPCTDAIIKAGIKRVFIACLDPNPQVAGRGTEKLRAAGIEVETGILADEATRLNEDFFWYITRKKPFVAAKLALTLDNKIADDFGNSQWITCEKSRQHTHFLRSIYSSIAVGNGTLSADNPQLTVRGIEGAKDPVRIVFASDKNAGQGSFFRQNAKNHRSILVLRGIDKYREIDKDGVEIWATGESDYKDVFLSFLEIAGSEEIDSVLLEGGSKLIANALEARAINRLFLFYATKILGGNAHGLQLNSPLQLSAPITLEKTETQTLGSDILLSGLVRYS from the coding sequence TTGTGGGAAATAGTATTTTCACTCATTATGGAAGCAAAATTTATGGAAATTGCGCTTGAATGCGCTAAAAAAGTCAAAGGAAAGACCGCGCCCAACCCCGCAGTCGGAGCAATTATCGTGAAAGACGAGCAAATCATCGGCAAAGGTGCGACGGGAGCGGTCGGCGAAAACCACGCCGAAATAAACGCGCTTCTTGGCGCGGGCGAACTGAGCGATGGCGCAGATTTATACGTCTCTCTTGAACCGTGCAGTCATTACGGCAAAACTCCGCCTTGCACCGACGCCATAATAAAAGCAGGAATAAAGCGCGTTTTTATCGCCTGCCTTGACCCCAATCCGCAAGTCGCAGGCAGAGGAACAGAAAAATTACGCGCCGCAGGAATAGAAGTTGAAACAGGAATTTTGGCAGATGAAGCAACCCGCTTAAACGAAGATTTTTTTTGGTATATAACGCGCAAAAAACCGTTTGTAGCGGCAAAACTTGCGCTTACATTAGATAACAAAATCGCAGATGATTTCGGCAACTCGCAATGGATAACCTGCGAAAAATCACGCCAACACACGCATTTTCTGCGCTCGATTTATTCGTCGATAGCAGTCGGAAACGGCACGCTTTCGGCAGACAATCCGCAACTTACCGTGCGGGGAATAGAGGGTGCAAAAGACCCTGTCCGTATAGTGTTTGCCTCCGACAAAAACGCAGGACAAGGCAGTTTCTTTCGCCAAAACGCCAAAAATCACCGCTCGATTTTAGTTTTGCGCGGCATCGATAAATATCGTGAAATAGACAAGGACGGCGTAGAAATCTGGGCGACGGGGGAGAGCGATTACAAAGACGTATTTTTGTCTTTTTTGGAGATTGCCGGGAGCGAGGAAATCGACAGTGTTTTATTAGAGGGCGGCTCAAAACTAATCGCAAACGCATTAGAAGCACGCGCAATAAATCGTCTTTTTTTATTTTACGCCACAAAAATTCTCGGCGGAAATGCGCACGGGCTTCAATTAAACAGTCCCCTGCAACTTTCAGCGCCGATAACTTTAGAAAAAACCGAAACGCAAACCCTCGGAAGCGATATTTTGCTGAGCGGACTTGTACGGTATTCGTAG
- a CDS encoding nucleotidyltransferase domain-containing protein, with the protein MKPHIDKIKNELEILKDIIIKNVPTEQIYLYGSYAYGTPHKNSDIDIYIVMKDDANMRELDAMTAVNLGRIRRRLGKPVDVLALKKNRFWDRASDTTMERKITRDGIKIYG; encoded by the coding sequence ATGAAACCGCATATCGACAAAATAAAAAACGAGTTAGAGATATTAAAGGACATAATTATTAAAAATGTCCCAACCGAACAGATTTATCTTTACGGCTCGTATGCCTACGGAACTCCGCATAAAAATTCGGATATTGACATTTATATTGTTATGAAAGACGATGCAAATATGCGGGAATTAGACGCTATGACCGCAGTAAATCTTGGAAGAATAAGACGTAGATTAGGAAAACCCGTTGATGTATTAGCGTTAAAGAAAAATCGTTTTTGGGACAGGGCAAGCGATACCACAATGGAAAGAAAAATTACAAGAGACGGAATAAAAATTTATGGATAG